The following are encoded together in the Juglans microcarpa x Juglans regia isolate MS1-56 chromosome 2D, Jm3101_v1.0, whole genome shotgun sequence genome:
- the LOC121250380 gene encoding LOW QUALITY PROTEIN: probable galactinol--sucrose galactosyltransferase 6 (The sequence of the model RefSeq protein was modified relative to this genomic sequence to represent the inferred CDS: inserted 1 base in 1 codon) has translation MAINTRPLFHSHYSLRFSEALIKRSSSSGFGFRSWNSNRVLPLLAFKRSEPSTPYRKNYKEGGQKEAKEEEEEAMTIKPAVRIADRKLIVKDRTILTGVPENVIATSGSGSASGPVEGVFLGAIFDEDNSRHVVPLGSLREVRFMACFRFKLWWMAQKMGDKGRDIPLETQFLLVETKNGSHVEPDDGNEENQIVYTVFLPLIEGSFRACLQGNAQDKLELCLESGDTDTKASSFTHSLFISSGTDPFGTITDALGAVKSHLKTFRQRHEKKLPGIVDYFGWCTWDAFYQEVTQEGVEAGLSSLATGGTPPKFVIIDDGWQSVSGDPQDGNESEKEQQPLLRLTGIKENSKFQSIDNPTAGIKNIVKIAKEKHGLKHVYVWHAITGYWGGVWPGVKEMEQYGSTMKYPVVSKGVAENEPGWKTDVLAVQGLGLVNPMHVYKFYQELHSYLASAGIDGVKVDVQCILETLGAGLGGRVELTRQYHQALDASVSRNFPDNGCIACMSHNTDALYCSKQTAVVRASDDFYPRDPTSHTIHIAAVAFNSVFLGEFMQPDWDMFHSLHPAAEYHGSARAISGGPIYVSDAPGKHNFELLKKLVLPDGSILRARLPGRPTKDCLFTDPARDGVSLLKIWNMNKYTGVLGVYNCQGAAWNSAERKNTFHQTNSEAITISIRGRDVHLIAEATIDTHWNGACAFYCHNTGELITLPYNAAMPVSLKVLEHNIFTVTPIKXFITRFDFAPVGLVDMFNAGGAIERLRYEVKDGVKLLELESRYEGEGNGVPGVKVENKSSELVGLVHMEVKGCGKFGAYSSVRPRRCTVNSNVVDFVYNTDSGLVTLSLDRLPVEGQKVHVVEVEL, from the exons ATGGCTATAAATACCAGACCTCTCTTTCATTCACATTACTCTCTTCGCTTTTCAGAGGCACTGATCAAGCGAAGCTCTAGTTCTG GTTTTGGATTTCGCAGTTGGAACTCGAATCGGGTACTTCCGCTATTGGCTTTTAAG AGAAGCGAGCCGAGCACCCCGTACAGAAAGAATTACAAGGAAGGAGGGCAGAAGGAGgcaaaggaggaagaagaagaagcaatgaCGATCAAACCGGCGGTTCGGATCGCCGACCGGAAGCTCATCGTGAAAGACCGAACGATCCTGACGGGAGTACCGGAAAATGTGATCGCCACGTCCGGCTCGGGCTCGGCTTCTGGTCCTGTGGAGGGGGTCTTTCTCGGAGCGATTTTCGACGAGGACAACAGCCGGCACGTGGTCCCGCTCGGATCCCTGCGTGAGGTCCGGTTCATGGCATGCTTTAGGTTCAAGTTATGGTGGATGGCCCAGAAAATGGGCGATAAAGGAAGGGACATCCCCCTGGAGACGCAGTTCCTACTGGTCGAAACCAAAAATGGGTCCCACGTCGAACCGGACGACGGAAACGAAGAAAACCAGATCGTGTACACGGTCTTCCTTCCTTTAATCGAAGGCTCTTTCCGGGCTTGCTTACAGGGAAATGCACAAGACAAGCTCGAGCTCTGTCTAGAGAGCGGCGACACGGACACCAAGGCGTCGTCTTTTACGCACTCTTTGTTCATCAGCTCGGGGACCGATCCTTTCGGCACGATCACCGACGCTCTCGGGGCTGTGAAATCGCATCTGAAGACTTTCCGGCAACGGCATGAGAAGAAACTGCCCGGAATCGTCGACTACTTCGGGTGGTGCACCTGGGACGCATTTTACCAGGAGGTGACCCAAGAAGGTGTTGAGGCCGGGCTCTCATCTCTCGCCACCGGTGGAACCCCGCCGAAGTTTGTCATCATTGACGACGGATGGCAATCGGTTAGCGGCGACCCACAAGACGGGAACGAGAGCGAGAAGGAGCAGCAGCCGTTGCTTAGGCTGACGGGAATCAAAGAAAACTCAAAGTTCCAGAGCATAGACAACCCGACGGCGGGGATTAAGAACATCGTGAAAATAGCGAAAGAGAAACACGGGTTGAAGCACGTGTACGTGTGGCACGCTATTACCGGGTACTGGGGCGGGGTCTGGCCTGGGGTTAAGGAGATGGAGCAATACGGGTCGACGATGAAGTATCCGGTGGTGTCGAAGGGTGTGGCGGAGAACGAGCCCGGCTGGAAGACAGATGTGCTGGCCGTGCAGGGATTGGGCCTGGTGAATCCGATGCATGTGTACAAGTTCTACCAAGAGTTGCACAGTTACTTGGCGTCTGCGGGCATCGATGGAGTGAAGGTGGATGTGCAGTGCATATTGGAGACACTGGGTGCAGGGCTTGGTGGCAGGGTCGAGCTGACCAGGCAATATCACCAGGCCCTTGACGCCTCCGTTTCTCGAAACTTTCCTGATAATGGCTGCATTGCTTGCATGAGCCACAATACTGATGCTCTTTATTG CTCGAAACAAACGGCTGTGGTGAGAGCATCAGATGACTTCTACCCACGAGACCCTACATCGCACACCATTCACATAGCAGCGGTGGCATTCAACAGTGTTTTCTTGGGAGAGTTCATGCAGCCGGATTGGGACATGTTCCACTCCCTCCATCCAGCTGCCGAATACCACGGATCAGCCAGGGCAATCAGCGGTGGGCCCATTTACGTCAG TGATGCGCCGGGGAAACATAATTTTGAGCTCTTGAAGAAGCTGGTGCTGCCTGATGGTTCTATCCTTCGAGCTCGCTTGCCTGGTCGGCCAACCAAAGATTGTTTATTCACTGATCCAGCCCGTGATGGTGTTAG CTTGTTAAAGATATGGAACATGAACAAGTACACCGGAGTCCTGGGCGTGTACAACTGCCAAGGCGCAGCATGGAACAGCGCCGAAAGAAAGAACACCTTCCACCAAACCAACTCAGAGGCCATAACTATCTCTATTAGGGGCCGTGATGTCCATCTCATAGCTGAGGCCACCATTGACACCCATTGGAATGGTGCTTGTGCTTTCTACTGTCACAACACTGGTGAGCTCATTACCCTTCCTTACAATGCAGCCATGCCTGTATCCCTCAAGGTCCTCGAGCACAACATATTCACCGTCACACCCATCA ATTTTATTACCAGGTTCGATTTTGCTCCTGTGGGACTTGTCGACATGTTCAATGCTGGAGGAGCCATAGAAAGGCTTAGATACGAGGTGAAAGACGGGGTCAAGTTGTTGGAACTAGAAAGCAGATATGAAGGAGAAGGGAATGGTGTACCTGGAGTGAAGGTGGAGAACAAGAGTTCAGAGTTGGTGGGGCTCGTTCACATGGAGGTTAAAGGGTGTGGCAAATTTGGTGCA